In the genome of Candidatus Bathyarchaeia archaeon, the window TAGCTCGCCCGCAATCAACGACCATAGGGCGGTTCTCTTCGAGAGAACGTTCAACCTCCTCGTGATTCCAGTCGAAGTGATTGCACCACCCCAGAATACGGCGACCATGTACTCATATCAACCGATCTGGCAGGGAGCCTATGTCTTCAACGTCACACCTGACAATGGAATCATCTTGAAGGGTAGAGTAACACAGCTGCAGAACGGCCAACTACCATCATGGCAGAACAACAACATCTTCATCACCAGAACACTCTACGTCGGAAACGTGCTATACACCATATCAAACAACATCGTTCAGATGAACAGTCTTACAGATCTCTCAAAACTAGGTGCAGTAAGCCTCACGTAAACACCGCGATAACGGACCAAGAATCCGTCGGGTTTCCTCTTTCTTTTTCCATCTTCACGATAGAGACTGGTCTCTCTAATTACAATCCGTACGGAAGGTGTTTGGAAGAGCGAACGGGTTCTAGTTGCTAGATGTTCCAGCTTCGTGTAATAACAGGCCTGATCCGGATGTAGGTTCCGGGGCCCATGTATCCAGTATGCTTGACGATGTCAGCTTTTCCCTGTATCTTGATTCCTCGCGGAGACCAGGGTTTCGCTGTTTTCAGATCATCAACGACGAACGAAGCCCGAGGATTCTCCAGCACATTCTTGTACTTCATGGTGTTCATGACGTCCCGCCCACTCACATAGACGTATTCACCGTCAGTATCGAAGCTAACTGCGGCAACATCGGGCCTTCCGGATTTCGACGATGTTCCGATTCTTGCCAGTTGCTGAGATTTCAGATAGGCAATCTCTTTCTCAGTGAACAATTCTCACAACTCTTACGAGCACATGTGCCTGTCCGTGCATAAGGCTGCCCCCTGTCTCCTAGCCTCCATGCCTTTTGTGAATCCAGAGTTCTGACTTATTTCTGGAACTCCGCCATGCTGCTCTGCAAAGGTCCGGATTCCTTGGACAACTCCTTCCAGTCCAGTTCGGCCAATCCAGCGAGCCGTCGGAACTCGTTCACTGATCCAGGCCCAAATCCTGCGAAGTGGTTGTTGAAGAAGATGAAGCCCTGCTTGAACAGACTGGATTTCTCCTCCAAGGCCGTGTACCATTTTCGCATGACCTCGCCCTGATCGCGTTGCTTTCCTCCGAAATTGGTTATCGATCGATCGCCCACCATTCGAAGATAAGCCACTTCAGAGGTAG includes:
- a CDS encoding PPOX class F420-dependent oxidoreductase; translation: MFTEKEIAYLKSQQLARIGTSSKSGRPDVAAVSFDTDGEYVYVSGRDVMNTMKYKNVLENPRASFVVDDLKTAKPWSPRGIKIQGKADIVKHTGYMGPGTYIRIRPVITRSWNI